A segment of the Acidimicrobiales bacterium genome:
GCTGCTCGAGTACTCCCGCAAGGTACCGCCCCTGCCTGCCGAGCTGGCCTCCAACCGCGAGGGCCTCGAGCAGGTGCCCGAGTGCCAGACGCCGTTCTTCCTCGCTGTCGAGGTCGGCGACGACGACCGCGTGTCGCTGCACTTCGACGTCCCCGACGAGGCTCCGACGACGCGGGGCTTCGCCGGCATCCTCCACAGCGGCCTCGACGGCGCCACCGCCGAGGAAGTGCTGGGCACGCCCAACGACTTCTACACCCGCATGGGGTTGTCCGAGGCCATCTC
Coding sequences within it:
- a CDS encoding SufE family protein, yielding MASTATSPRLQHIVDLFAGAPKELRLQALLEYSRKVPPLPAELASNREGLEQVPECQTPFFLAVEVGDDDRVSLHFDVPDEAPTTRGFAGILHSGLDGATAEEVLGTPNDFYTRMGLSEAIS